A single window of Flavobacterium sp. 140616W15 DNA harbors:
- a CDS encoding DUF1622 domain-containing protein — protein sequence MEVVKLYIEYVAKGIEITGIITIIIGIVLAMGKFIFSLQGSVPRSYKILRQELGKGILLGLEILVAGDIIGTVVTEPTMDRVLSLGVIVLIRTFLSLSLEVEIEGKFPWQKSKEIEE from the coding sequence ATGGAAGTGGTAAAATTATATATAGAATATGTAGCGAAAGGAATTGAAATAACTGGTATTATCACTATAATTATTGGAATTGTGCTAGCGATGGGCAAGTTTATTTTCTCACTTCAAGGATCAGTTCCACGATCCTATAAAATATTAAGACAAGAACTCGGAAAAGGAATTTTATTAGGTTTAGAAATTCTTGTTGCCGGAGATATTATTGGAACGGTTGTAACGGAGCCAACAATGGATCGCGTGCTTTCGCTAGGAGTTATTGTGTTAATTAGAACTTTCTTGAGCTTATCGTTGGAAGTAGAAATCGAAGGGAAATTTCCTTGGCAAAAAAGTAAAGAAATAGAAGAATGA
- a CDS encoding LLM class flavin-dependent oxidoreductase → MEIGIDSFASAMYGDNNTLSSVDAMEQLLQRIELADQVGLDIFGIGEHHKKEFLDSATAVILAAAAAKTSRIRLSSAVSVLSAADPVRVYQSFATLDLISKGRAEIVVGRGSSIEAYPLFGFNLNDYDQLFKEKLELLLQIRDNEFVTWSGKFRPALNNLPVYPRALQEKLPIWLGVGGTPESFVRAGTLGLPLMVAVIGGQTHRFRPLIDLYREAGKAAGFTPKELKVGLHSPGYVGGTNEKAITDYYPGYAELWTKLGKERGWPPVTKTQFDSLIDEKGVLVVGNPEQVAEKIIRHSESLGGISRFTFQMDNAGLTHTQLMNAIELIGTKVIPLIRKAE, encoded by the coding sequence ATGGAAATAGGAATAGACAGTTTTGCCTCTGCAATGTACGGAGATAATAATACGCTAAGTAGCGTAGATGCAATGGAGCAATTATTACAAAGAATTGAACTAGCTGATCAGGTAGGTCTTGACATATTTGGTATTGGCGAGCATCATAAAAAAGAATTTTTAGATTCTGCAACGGCAGTAATTTTAGCCGCAGCTGCAGCAAAAACAAGTCGTATACGTTTATCAAGTGCAGTGAGTGTTTTAAGCGCCGCAGATCCTGTCCGTGTGTATCAAAGTTTTGCTACTCTGGATTTAATTTCCAAAGGACGAGCAGAAATTGTCGTTGGACGTGGATCATCAATAGAGGCTTATCCTCTATTTGGGTTTAATCTTAATGATTACGACCAACTTTTTAAAGAGAAATTGGAACTTTTGCTGCAAATACGAGATAATGAATTTGTTACTTGGTCAGGTAAATTTCGTCCTGCTTTAAATAACCTTCCTGTTTACCCACGAGCATTACAAGAAAAATTACCAATTTGGCTAGGCGTTGGCGGAACTCCTGAATCTTTTGTGAGAGCAGGAACTCTTGGATTACCATTAATGGTTGCTGTTATTGGAGGACAAACACATCGTTTTCGTCCGTTAATTGATTTATATAGAGAAGCTGGTAAAGCAGCAGGATTTACTCCCAAAGAATTAAAAGTAGGCTTGCATTCGCCAGGTTATGTAGGTGGTACGAATGAAAAAGCAATCACTGATTATTATCCAGGTTATGCCGAACTTTGGACCAAACTTGGAAAAGAACGCGGTTGGCCTCCTGTTACAAAAACACAGTTTGATAGTCTTATCGACGAAAAAGGAGTTTTGGTTGTAGGGAATCCAGAACAAGTAGCTGAAAAAATCATTAGACATAGTGAATCACTTGGTGGCATTTCGAGATTTACTTTTCAAATGGATAATGCTGGACTTACTCATACGCAATTAATGAACGCAATAGAATTAATAGGAACAAAGGTCATACCGCTAATTAGAAAGGCTGAGTAA
- a CDS encoding histone H1: MNDLFAKITTEFETFKTEYESLMDKGVKAAGPRARKSTLELEKLLKEFRKVSVEESKK; this comes from the coding sequence ATGAACGACTTATTCGCCAAAATTACAACTGAATTCGAAACATTCAAAACTGAATATGAGTCTCTAATGGATAAAGGCGTAAAAGCTGCAGGACCAAGAGCTCGTAAATCAACTCTAGAATTAGAGAAATTATTGAAAGAATTTAGAAAAGTTTCTGTAGAAGAATCAAAAAAATAA
- a CDS encoding YegP family protein: MEKFVIVKNENDEFQFYFTDNNGDTILRSSGYTRKFMCEKGVESVKTNSQDSTKFFKKTISDEKVYFNLKAFNGKIIGMSKMYEDRISRDKGINFLKEKALNAPVEDQTKSAEISINTSSLVY, encoded by the coding sequence ATGGAAAAATTTGTAATTGTAAAAAACGAAAACGATGAGTTTCAATTTTATTTTACTGACAATAACGGAGATACAATTTTAAGAAGCAGTGGATACACCCGAAAATTTATGTGTGAAAAAGGAGTTGAATCTGTAAAAACGAATTCACAAGACAGCACTAAATTTTTCAAAAAAACAATTTCAGATGAGAAGGTTTATTTTAATTTAAAGGCTTTTAACGGGAAGATTATCGGAATGAGTAAAATGTATGAAGATAGGATTTCGCGTGATAAAGGAATAAATTTTTTGAAAGAAAAAGCACTGAATGCTCCTGTAGAAGATCAAACTAAATCAGCTGAAATCAGTATAAATACATCTTCTTTAGTATATTAA
- a CDS encoding HAMP domain-containing sensor histidine kinase: MYKTFHKHQDAHGIGLYITKNQIESMNGAVSVESAVGVGSTFTVTFND, translated from the coding sequence ATGTATAAGACATTTCACAAACATCAAGATGCACATGGCATCGGTTTATATATCACTAAGAACCAAATAGAATCAATGAATGGAGCTGTAAGCGTTGAAAGTGCAGTTGGGGTGGGAAGTACGTTTACAGTAACATTCAATGATTAA
- a CDS encoding PAS domain-containing protein has protein sequence MVYDFYNRGSSNAIKNICSKSREDKSAVFSDFFFNASEFRAQELKLKVLEERFRFALEASNTGVWDWDIRTNTVFYSSQSFKILEVNSAAIFDNPERWDEIVHPDDLEEYYATIKEHFENHTPFYENYHRVLTSSGRYKWILDRGEVIERDSNGKPLRVIGTHTDITSQKEKELELVKTMKLYSEKNSQLLNFSHIVAHNLNSHAGNLKLLLDMIDAENKNIENSEAFSYLRTVSDDLNKTITDLSQIVNIQNNVNIVVKPLNLNNYLKKVLNVVSAYNYRNLGTIINNIPKDAIINFNPAYLESVLLNFCTNAIKYAHPERDLIIEFNFFIDNGKKVLTITDNGLGIDLKNTGICYSECIRHFTNIKMHMASVYISLRTK, from the coding sequence ATGGTATACGATTTTTACAACAGAGGTAGTTCTAATGCTATAAAAAATATTTGCTCAAAATCTCGTGAAGATAAGAGTGCTGTTTTCTCAGATTTTTTTTTTAATGCATCAGAATTTAGAGCTCAAGAGCTAAAGCTAAAAGTTTTAGAAGAGCGTTTTAGATTTGCTTTAGAAGCTTCAAATACTGGAGTATGGGATTGGGATATAAGAACAAATACTGTTTTTTATTCTTCTCAATCTTTTAAAATACTCGAAGTAAATTCGGCCGCTATTTTTGATAATCCAGAGCGTTGGGATGAGATTGTACATCCAGACGATTTGGAAGAGTATTATGCAACAATTAAAGAGCATTTTGAAAATCATACTCCATTTTATGAAAATTACCATAGAGTATTAACTTCTAGCGGAAGATACAAATGGATTCTTGATAGAGGAGAGGTAATAGAGCGTGATAGTAATGGTAAACCTTTGCGAGTTATAGGTACTCATACAGATATCACCTCACAAAAGGAAAAAGAATTAGAATTGGTTAAAACTATGAAACTGTACAGTGAAAAGAATAGCCAGTTGCTGAATTTTTCACATATAGTAGCTCACAATTTAAATTCGCATGCAGGGAATTTAAAATTGCTATTAGATATGATTGATGCAGAAAATAAAAACATAGAGAATAGTGAAGCTTTTAGCTATTTGCGAACGGTATCTGATGATTTAAATAAAACAATTACTGATCTATCTCAAATCGTTAATATTCAGAATAATGTAAATATTGTTGTTAAGCCTTTAAACTTAAACAATTATTTAAAGAAAGTACTAAATGTTGTTAGTGCATACAACTATAGAAATTTAGGGACAATTATAAACAATATTCCAAAAGATGCAATTATTAACTTTAATCCAGCTTATTTAGAAAGTGTTTTATTGAATTTTTGTACTAATGCTATTAAATATGCTCATCCAGAAAGAGACTTAATAATTGAGTTCAATTTTTTTATCGATAATGGAAAAAAAGTATTGACGATAACTGATAATGGTCTGGGTATAGATCTAAAAAACACGGGCATTTGTTATTCGGAATGTATAAGACATTTCACAAACATCAAGATGCACATGGCATCGGTTTATATATCACTAAGAACCAAATAG
- a CDS encoding helix-turn-helix transcriptional regulator, with product MEVALLFVKGYGNLEILELLKIKKTTVSTYKNRIFEKLEVDNLAELIKIFQLYHDETT from the coding sequence ATGGAGGTAGCTTTATTATTTGTTAAAGGATACGGTAATCTAGAAATACTGGAGTTATTAAAAATAAAAAAAACGACAGTTAGCACCTATAAAAATAGAATTTTTGAAAAATTAGAAGTAGATAATTTAGCCGAACTTATAAAGATTTTTCAATTATATCATGATGAAACTACTTAG
- a CDS encoding response regulator transcription factor, with product MSASNNYSFLIADDHVVVRQGVGMIIKELFMSATVYKAATFIDTFKILKEVKIDLLILDVNFPDGNSINILTEIKVIQPDIKILIFSALEENIYAMRYLNAGASGYLTKESSEDEMKLAINSMISYGKYITQNIKDKILDSYISKNQQIR from the coding sequence ATGAGCGCTTCAAACAACTATAGTTTTTTAATTGCCGACGACCATGTTGTAGTTCGTCAGGGAGTTGGTATGATTATTAAGGAGCTGTTTATGAGTGCAACAGTTTACAAGGCGGCAACTTTTATAGATACATTTAAAATTTTAAAAGAAGTAAAAATAGATTTATTGATTTTGGATGTTAATTTCCCTGATGGCAATAGTATAAATATTTTGACAGAAATTAAGGTGATTCAGCCTGATATAAAAATTTTGATATTTTCTGCTTTAGAAGAAAACATCTACGCCATGAGGTATCTTAATGCAGGTGCATCTGGTTATTTAACTAAAGAAAGCTCTGAAGATGAAATGAAATTGGCTATCAATTCAATGATTTCATATGGTAAATATATAACTCAAAATATAAAAGATAAAATACTTGACTCTTACATTTCAAAAAACCAACAAATCCGTTAG
- a CDS encoding HAMP domain-containing sensor histidine kinase — MIEKNLISDRFSFAKLKFEHRKVIHYTLLAFVILLQIMAVIIWHNETTNEDKMSKYFDSISNLGNLKQLTNEISDSFINSQKYYNHYISNKDEASLEKYSASLMETGELVNKLNDATEKNIEFKKVLIEKSKSELGILALKSTIDSIINLQTEPKNQEALNILDFKKFEYNKILDSIKTDSYMKIDSVSKKGLFSRLGDALAGKTEVQKEQLKIIVTMKYNDKLVSGSIEDQIKNVFLTTNKYYESQFNNLKKTFTKLRNQDLKLTELNSKLLNLSATVLPNYSKPINELQADSQKKLENQYKSNITVRNYTLLILIILMFIVSIILFSFTRIAFEYEKRLTIAQDQIRQSLSFKNRIMGMISHEIRSPLSIISMYSKKISSSIQDIEIKDTFKSIQFTTNSLLLLSNQILEYSKEENYELKLKNKNFHLKTEINQIIDSLSSLVETKGNKIELNSNLNSDDEVYSDATKIHQLFYNIVGNANKFTENGRIAITIDLDKNSDYEYNLKIEIQDTGAGIPEENLKNIFDLYYQGNVSNKMNDLGVGLGLNLCKEIVELFDGEINVESEEGKGTKVVFNLILSPA; from the coding sequence TTGATTGAAAAAAATTTGATAAGCGATAGATTTAGTTTTGCAAAACTAAAATTTGAACATAGAAAAGTAATTCATTATACTTTGCTGGCATTTGTTATTCTATTACAAATTATGGCGGTTATAATCTGGCATAATGAAACTACAAATGAGGATAAAATGTCAAAATATTTTGACTCAATAAGTAATTTAGGAAACCTAAAGCAACTGACCAATGAGATAAGCGATTCATTTATCAATTCTCAAAAATATTACAATCATTATATAAGTAATAAAGATGAAGCTTCGTTAGAAAAATATTCGGCTTCATTAATGGAGACAGGCGAATTGGTTAATAAACTGAATGATGCTACTGAAAAAAATATAGAGTTTAAAAAAGTATTAATTGAGAAAAGTAAATCAGAGTTGGGTATTCTTGCTCTAAAATCAACAATTGACTCTATTATTAATCTGCAAACCGAACCAAAAAATCAAGAAGCTTTAAATATATTAGATTTTAAAAAATTTGAGTATAATAAAATTCTAGATAGCATAAAGACAGATTCTTATATGAAAATCGACAGTGTTTCTAAAAAAGGTCTTTTTTCTAGATTAGGAGATGCGCTGGCTGGGAAAACAGAAGTACAAAAAGAACAGTTAAAGATCATTGTAACAATGAAGTATAATGACAAACTTGTTTCTGGAAGTATTGAAGATCAAATTAAGAACGTCTTTTTGACAACTAATAAATACTATGAAAGTCAGTTTAATAATTTAAAAAAGACATTCACAAAGCTCAGAAACCAGGATTTAAAGCTTACAGAACTCAATAGTAAATTATTAAATCTTAGCGCAACGGTATTACCTAATTACAGTAAACCTATTAATGAACTTCAGGCAGATTCTCAAAAGAAATTAGAGAATCAATACAAGTCAAATATAACAGTTAGAAATTACACATTATTAATTTTAATAATACTAATGTTTATTGTTTCTATTATACTTTTTAGCTTTACTAGAATAGCTTTTGAGTATGAGAAAAGATTGACTATAGCTCAGGATCAGATACGTCAGAGTTTAAGTTTTAAGAACAGGATTATGGGTATGATAAGTCATGAAATTAGATCTCCTTTAAGTATAATTTCTATGTATAGCAAGAAGATAAGCTCTTCTATACAAGATATTGAAATTAAAGATACTTTCAAGTCTATTCAGTTTACCACTAATTCATTGCTTTTATTATCAAATCAGATTTTAGAATATTCTAAAGAAGAAAACTATGAGCTCAAGCTAAAGAACAAAAATTTTCACTTAAAAACAGAAATAAATCAAATCATTGATTCCTTGTCTTCACTAGTAGAAACTAAAGGAAATAAAATAGAACTAAATTCTAATTTAAATTCTGACGATGAAGTATATTCTGATGCAACAAAAATTCATCAACTCTTTTATAATATAGTTGGTAATGCCAATAAATTTACAGAGAACGGCCGTATAGCTATTACTATCGATCTGGATAAAAATTCTGATTATGAATATAATTTAAAAATAGAAATTCAAGACACTGGAGCTGGTATTCCAGAAGAAAACTTGAAGAATATATTTGATTTGTATTACCAAGGGAATGTTTCTAATAAAATGAATGATTTGGGAGTTGGTTTGGGACTTAATCTATGCAAAGAAATAGTTGAATTATTTGATGGTGAAATCAATGTGGAAAGCGAAGAAGGAAAAGGTACAAAAGTTGTATTTAATTTAATTTTAAGTCCAGCTTAA
- a CDS encoding GNAT family N-acetyltransferase, which yields MIIRKATINDSNDIVTYLLLAMEDIVYKFIGKEDYNKAKDFLLHFVEKENNQYSYKNCFVVEDDNEIVAAVNIYDGAKLHLLREPIAQYVRTHYNKNFNPEDETQKGEIYIDTLGVNPKCQGKGIGSKLLQFLIDEYVTKKHKTLGLLVDEGNPNAKKLYLKLGFKPVGVKTLVGKRLEHLQIKG from the coding sequence ATGATAATAAGAAAAGCAACTATAAACGATTCAAATGATATTGTAACATATTTGTTGTTGGCAATGGAAGATATAGTATATAAATTTATTGGTAAAGAAGACTATAACAAAGCTAAAGATTTTTTATTGCATTTTGTAGAAAAAGAAAATAATCAATATTCTTATAAAAATTGCTTTGTAGTAGAAGATGACAATGAAATTGTTGCTGCTGTAAATATATATGATGGAGCTAAATTGCATCTCTTGAGAGAACCTATTGCACAATATGTTAGAACACATTATAATAAGAATTTCAATCCTGAAGACGAAACTCAAAAAGGTGAAATTTATATTGATACATTAGGCGTTAACCCTAAATGTCAAGGAAAAGGTATTGGCTCTAAACTATTACAGTTTTTGATAGACGAATACGTAACAAAAAAGCATAAAACTCTTGGTTTACTTGTGGATGAAGGAAATCCAAATGCTAAAAAACTATATTTAAAATTAGGATTTAAGCCTGTAGGGGTTAAAACATTAGTTGGAAAAAGACTGGAACACCTTCAGATAAAAGGGTAG
- a CDS encoding histidine kinase, translating to MKFTLKHSLSRRNFFILGIVFVVLTLFSIYILSSLITQISEKSNSTNSLRSFIKKQEVLALEFSRFLEVQKEITQIIEISTSNNLSDNLKVLSAIHANQNLVKNNWFQINDGKIEFSNSKKNTNLTAEINDFIAKNGDKDKFNTITKDGDNFFWRIYIKSKAINGEIVRYGYDIDLKELRFYFSTVDQLAENYAFVFDKDGTILYHPEIKFIKQNVFKITDVVASDTIFAPKKGFTKRTALSEYLKLDIVRYTQRLKVDDTDWYVCVNFPENIANEDVNAIKKYASLIYFITTAILLVFFYLFAIFTRKSFQEKEDLAKEKNKLSLENEKIKKEKALIQLQQLKEQINPHFLFNSLNSLYMLIESNTKVARKFTLNLSKIYRYLINPPEQNIVSLKEELLFIEKYIFLQQTRFKEEFEFTITIEDNNALLKKVPYLSFQIAIENAIKHNIASDENPLKITIIIKENMVIITNTLNEKQNFEKESKFGHKYLKSIYNFYSKNDFETFKTDDFFVCILPLID from the coding sequence TTGAAATTCACTTTAAAACATAGCCTTTCTAGGCGTAACTTCTTTATTCTAGGAATTGTTTTCGTAGTCCTAACTTTGTTTTCTATTTACATATTAAGCAGTTTAATAACGCAAATATCCGAAAAATCAAATTCGACCAATTCACTACGTAGTTTTATTAAAAAACAAGAAGTTCTAGCACTGGAATTTTCACGTTTTCTAGAAGTTCAAAAAGAAATAACCCAAATTATTGAAATTAGTACTTCTAACAATTTATCGGATAATTTAAAAGTATTAAGTGCCATACACGCCAATCAAAATCTTGTAAAGAACAATTGGTTTCAGATAAATGATGGCAAAATAGAATTTAGCAACTCTAAAAAAAACACCAATTTAACAGCTGAGATAAATGATTTTATCGCTAAAAATGGTGACAAAGACAAATTCAATACTATTACTAAAGATGGTGATAACTTTTTTTGGCGCATTTATATTAAGTCTAAAGCTATAAATGGCGAAATAGTACGTTATGGTTATGATATTGATTTAAAAGAATTACGTTTCTATTTTTCAACTGTAGATCAATTGGCCGAAAATTATGCTTTTGTATTTGATAAAGACGGAACTATACTCTATCATCCCGAAATTAAATTTATTAAACAAAATGTTTTTAAAATAACTGATGTCGTTGCATCAGATACAATCTTTGCTCCCAAAAAGGGTTTCACCAAAAGAACCGCTCTTTCAGAATACTTAAAATTAGATATTGTTAGGTATACACAACGCCTAAAGGTAGATGATACTGATTGGTATGTTTGTGTAAACTTTCCTGAAAATATTGCTAATGAAGATGTAAACGCTATAAAAAAGTATGCGTCACTAATTTATTTTATAACTACAGCCATCTTACTTGTATTCTTTTATTTGTTTGCGATTTTTACGCGTAAAAGCTTTCAAGAAAAAGAAGATTTGGCTAAAGAAAAAAATAAATTAAGTTTAGAAAATGAAAAAATAAAGAAAGAAAAAGCATTAATTCAATTGCAACAATTAAAGGAACAAATAAATCCACATTTTTTATTTAATTCTTTGAATTCTCTTTATATGTTAATTGAAAGTAATACCAAAGTAGCACGTAAATTCACACTGAATTTATCTAAAATTTATCGGTATTTAATCAATCCACCAGAACAAAATATTGTTAGTCTTAAGGAGGAACTTCTTTTTATTGAGAAATATATTTTTTTACAACAAACTAGATTTAAGGAAGAGTTTGAATTTACAATTACAATTGAAGACAATAACGCTTTGTTAAAAAAAGTTCCTTATTTATCTTTCCAGATTGCCATAGAAAATGCAATTAAGCATAATATTGCCTCTGATGAAAACCCTTTAAAAATAACAATTATTATTAAAGAAAACATGGTAATCATTACCAATACTCTAAACGAAAAACAAAACTTCGAGAAGGAATCTAAATTTGGTCACAAATACTTAAAGAGTATTTATAATTTTTATTCTAAAAACGATTTTGAGACATTTAAAACGGATGATTTTTTTGTCTGTATTTTACCCTTAATTGATTAA